Below is a genomic region from Jiangella gansuensis DSM 44835.
CTCGGCGGCGACGCCGTGCTGATCCCGAACGGGCTGTACGTCGACCGGTTCGCCGTCCCACCGCGGCCGGAGTGGCTCTCCGCCGACGGCACACTGTCCTTCCTCGGCCGCCTGGACGAGCCACGCAAGGGCCTGCAGGTCCTGCTCGAGGCCTGGCCGGTCGTCCACGACGCCTTCCCGGAAGCGCGCCTGCTGGTCGCCGGGCGGGGCGAGATCGACGAGATCCGCCGCGGCATCGACCCGCGCCATCGCGACGCCGTCCAGTTCCTCGGCGGCGTCAGCGACGAGGACAAGGCCGCCATGCTCGCCAGCAGCGACATCTACGTCGCACCGCACATCGGCGGGGAGTCGTTCGGCATCGTGCTCGCCGAGGCCATGGCCGCCGGCGCGCCGGTCCTGGCCAGCGAGCTGGAAGCATTCCGGACGGTGCTCGACGGCGGCCGGCTCGGCGCGCTGGTCCCCGTCGGCGACTCCAAGGCGCTGGCCGCCGAGGCCATCGCGATGCTCGGCGACGACGAGCGGCGGCAGCGCTACCGCCAGGCCGCCGCGGCCGGGGTGCGGCGCTACGACTGGTCCCGCGTCACGGAGGAGATCCTGGCCATCTACGAGATGGCCATCGCGGTGGGCGCCGGCGGCGCCGACCGGCACACCTTCCGGCTGCCTCGGTTGTGAGGGGAACTGACCTCGTGCAATGGGTGTTCATCACGATCGCGGTGCTGGCCGCGCTCGGCGTCTACCTGTCCTGGACCGCCGGCCGGCTCGACCGCCGGCACGCCCGCCTCGACGCCTCCCGCGCCGTCCTCGACGCAGAGTTCCTGCGCCGCTCCGGGTCGGTTCTCGACATCGCCACCGCCGGCCTGCTCGACCCCGCGACCTCGGTTGTGCTGGCCGATGCCGCCTCGCGCGCCCGCACCGCCGACGACACCGAGCGCTACCAGGCCGAGAGCGACCTCACCGCTGTCCTGGTGGCGGCCCTGGACGACCCTGACGACCTCGTGCCGCTGCGCGACGACCCGGCCGCCGCGGCCGCCTTCGACGAGCTGGCGATGGCCTGCCGCCGTGCCGCACACGCCCGGCGTTTCCACAACGAGCTGGTCCGCGGCGCCATTCGGCTGCGCCGCAAGGCACTGGTGCGCTGGCTGCGGCTGGCCGGGTACGCGCCGATGCCCGAGACCGTCGAGCTGGACGACCGCGTCCCACCCGGCCTGGCCACCGCCGGCTGACCGGGGCGTCGGAGGCCGGCACACGTCCGCCGGCCCCAAATGATCACGTTGCGTTGGGGTCTTCCCACGTCACCAGGAAAACTTGCCTGTGGCGACGGCATGTCGCCTCGGGTGGGGCCGGTCGCCGAAACGCGTCCCGCGCGCCGGCGTTCGAGTGTGTCAGGCGCGAGGACGTACCATGGACGTGACCACCACCCTGTCGAGTCGCGAGGTTGCAGCAGCAGTGTCCGAAGAGACGCAGTCCACTGTCGGTACCGCCCGGGTCAAGCGCGGCATGGCCGAGATGCTCAAGGGTGGTGTGATCATGGACGTGGTCACCCCGGAGCAGGCGCGCATCGCCGAAGACGCCGGAGCCGTCGCCGTCATGGCGCTCGAGCGGGTGCCGGCCGACATCCGCGCCCAAGGCGGCGTGGCCCGCATGAGCGACCCCGACCTCATCGACGGCATCATCGACGCGGTGTCCATCCCGGTCATGGCGAAGGCGCGTATCGGGCACTTCGTCGAGGCGCAGGTCCTGCAGAGCCTCGGCGTCGACTACATCGACGAGTCCGAGGTGCTCACCCCGGCCGACTACGAGCACCACATCGACAAGTGGCAGTTCACCGTGCCGTTCGTGTGCGGCGCCACCAACCTCGGCGAGGCGCTGCGGCGCATCACCGAGGGCGCGGCCATGATCCGGTCGAAGGGCGAGGCCGGCACCGGCGACGTCTCCAACGCCACCACCCACATGCGCCAGCTGCGCGACCAGATCACCCGGCTTGCGTCGCTGCCGGAGGACGAGCTGTACGTCGCGGCCAAGGAGCTGCAGGCTCCGTACGAGCTGGTCCGCGAGGTCGCGCAGGCGGGCAAGCTCCCGGTGGTGCTGTTCACCGCCGGCGGCATCGCCACCCCGGCTGACGCGGCCATGATGATGCAGCTCGGCGCCGAGGGCGTCTTCGTCGGTTCCGGCATCTTCAAGTCCGGCGACCCTGCCCGCCGGGCCGAGGCCATCGTCAAGGCCACCACGTTCTACAACGACCCGGACACGCTGGCGAAGGTGTCGCGTGGCCTCGGTGAGGCGATGGTGGGCATCAACGTCGCCGACGTGCCCGAGCCGCACCGGCTGGCCGAGCGCGGCTGGTGACCACCGGCCGGTGACCAGGCCGACGGAGCACAGCTCCGATCTGGGGGAGTGGCGCGACGACGACGGCGTCTGGTTCCGCCGGGCAGCGCGCGTCATCGCGGTGGACGACACCGGGCGGGTGCTGATGATGCGCGGTGTCGACCCCGCCGACCCGGGCCACGTCTGGTGGATCACCCCCGGCGGCGGGCTGGAACCGGACGAGGACGAGCGGGCCGGCGCGGTGCGCGAGCTGTTCGAGGAGACCGGCGTCCGGCTCACGGCGCCCGACCTGGCCGGCCCGGTCGCGGTGCGCAGCGCCACCTTCAGCTTCATGGGCCGCCCGTACCGGCAGGACGAGGTGCTCTTCTTCGCCCGGCTCCGCGGTACGGCCGAACAGCTGGTCACCACCGGCTGGACCCCGGTCGAGCAGGCGTCGGTCACCGAGTTGCGCTGGTGCATCCCGGACGAACTGGCGACCGTGGGGGAACCGGTCTACCCGCCGGCGCTGCCGGACCTCGTGCGCGGTCTGCTGGCCGCCGGCTGGGACGGCACGGCGCCCACCGTCGACTGACACCGCGGCCGGTAAAATCGAACCACACCCATACTGACGAGAGGTTCACCCGTGCCCCAGCCCACCGTGGGGGTCCTGGCCCTGCAGGGCGACGTCCGCGAGCACCAGCGCGTGCTGACCGAGCTCGGTGCCGGCACCGTGGCCGTGCGCACGCCGGAGGAGCTCGACCGCGTCGACGCCCTGGTCGTGCCGGGCGGCGAGTCCACCACCATGTGGCGGCTGGCGCGCAGCTTCGGACTGCTCGAACCGCTGCGCCGGCGCATCGCCGCCGGCCTGCCCGCCTACGGCTCCTGCGCCGGCATGATCATGCTGGCCGACCGGATCGAGGGCGGCGTCGCCGGTCAAGAGACGGTCGGCGGCATGGACATCACGGTGCGGCGCAACGCGTTCGGCCGTCAGGTCGACTCGTTCGAGGCCGACCTCGACTTCCCGGCGCTCGGTACGGCCGTGCCACCATTTCGGGCCGTGTTCATCCGGGCGCCCTGGGTCGAGAAGGTCGGCGACGGCGTCGATGTGCTCGCGCGGGTGGCGTCGGGCGCGAGCGCGGGTAGGATCGTCGCGGTCCGTCAGGGGCCGTTGCTGGCCACGTCGTTCCACCCGGAACTGACGGCCGACGCGCGGGTGCACGCGCTCTTCCTCGACATCGTGAAGGAGGCTTGAGGGCCATGTCCGGCCACTCCAAGTGGGCGACCACGAAACACAAGAAGGCTCTGGTCGACGCCAAGCGGGGCAAGCTCTTCGCGAAGCTGATCAAGAACGTGGAGGTGGCGGCCCGCACCGGCGGCGGCGACCCCGCGGGTA
It encodes:
- the pdxS gene encoding pyridoxal 5'-phosphate synthase lyase subunit PdxS, which gives rise to MDVTTTLSSREVAAAVSEETQSTVGTARVKRGMAEMLKGGVIMDVVTPEQARIAEDAGAVAVMALERVPADIRAQGGVARMSDPDLIDGIIDAVSIPVMAKARIGHFVEAQVLQSLGVDYIDESEVLTPADYEHHIDKWQFTVPFVCGATNLGEALRRITEGAAMIRSKGEAGTGDVSNATTHMRQLRDQITRLASLPEDELYVAAKELQAPYELVREVAQAGKLPVVLFTAGGIATPADAAMMMQLGAEGVFVGSGIFKSGDPARRAEAIVKATTFYNDPDTLAKVSRGLGEAMVGINVADVPEPHRLAERGW
- a CDS encoding glycosyltransferase family 4 protein encodes the protein MKVGIACPYSWDVPGGVQVHIRDFTEELTRRGHTVSVLAPGDDDDDLPPYVVTVGRPVSVPYNGSVARVAFGPRIAARVRRWLLDNEFDVVHVHEPASLSLGLITTLWAEVPLVATSHSAMRRSRAMSAAQGILKSAFEKFTAHIAVSEEARRTVVQHLGGDAVLIPNGLYVDRFAVPPRPEWLSADGTLSFLGRLDEPRKGLQVLLEAWPVVHDAFPEARLLVAGRGEIDEIRRGIDPRHRDAVQFLGGVSDEDKAAMLASSDIYVAPHIGGESFGIVLAEAMAAGAPVLASELEAFRTVLDGGRLGALVPVGDSKALAAEAIAMLGDDERRQRYRQAAAAGVRRYDWSRVTEEILAIYEMAIAVGAGGADRHTFRLPRL
- a CDS encoding NUDIX hydrolase, with translation MTRPTEHSSDLGEWRDDDGVWFRRAARVIAVDDTGRVLMMRGVDPADPGHVWWITPGGGLEPDEDERAGAVRELFEETGVRLTAPDLAGPVAVRSATFSFMGRPYRQDEVLFFARLRGTAEQLVTTGWTPVEQASVTELRWCIPDELATVGEPVYPPALPDLVRGLLAAGWDGTAPTVD
- the pdxT gene encoding pyridoxal 5'-phosphate synthase glutaminase subunit PdxT, which produces MPQPTVGVLALQGDVREHQRVLTELGAGTVAVRTPEELDRVDALVVPGGESTTMWRLARSFGLLEPLRRRIAAGLPAYGSCAGMIMLADRIEGGVAGQETVGGMDITVRRNAFGRQVDSFEADLDFPALGTAVPPFRAVFIRAPWVEKVGDGVDVLARVASGASAGRIVAVRQGPLLATSFHPELTADARVHALFLDIVKEA